One Microcebus murinus isolate Inina chromosome 10, M.murinus_Inina_mat1.0, whole genome shotgun sequence DNA segment encodes these proteins:
- the GTPBP1 gene encoding GTP-binding protein 1 isoform X1, with translation MAAERSRSPMDSPVPASMFAPEPSSPGAARAAAAAARLHGGFDSDCSEDSEALNGEPELDLTSKLVLVSPTSEQYDSLLRQMWERMDEGCGETIYVIGQGSDGTEYGLSEADMEASYATVKSMAEQIEADVILLRERQEAGGRVRDYLVRKRVGDNDFLEVRVAVVGNVDAGKSTLLGVLTHGELDNGRGFARQKLFRHKHEIESGRTSSVGNDILGFDSEGNVVNKPDSHGGSLEWTKICEKSTKVITFIDLAGHEKYLKTTVFGMTGHLPDFCMLMVGSNAGIVGMTKEHLGLALALNVPVFVVVTKIDMCPANILQETLKLLQRLLKSPGCRKIPVLVQSKDDVIVTASNFSSERMCPIFQISNVTGENLDLLKMFLNLLSPRTSYKEEEPAEFQIDDTYSVPGVGTVVSGTTLRGLIKLNDTLLLGPDPLGNFLSIAVKSIHRKRMPVKEVRGGQTASFALKKIKRSSIRKGMVMVSPRLNPQASWEFEAEILVLHHPTTISPRYQAMVHCGSIRQTATILSMDKDCLRTGDKATVHFRFIKTPEYLHIDQRLVFREGRTKAVGTITKLLQTTNNSPMNSKPQQIKMQSTKKGHLTKREEGGLSSGPAVGAPPPGDEASALGATQPAASSSLQPQPKPSSGGRRRGGQRHKVKSQGACVTPASGC, from the exons ATGGCGGCGGAGCGGAGTCGCTCCCCGATGGACTCGCCGGTTCCGGCCTCAATGTTCGCCCCCGAGCCCAGCTCCCCGGGGGCGGCCAGGGCCGCGGCGGCCGCCGCCCGACTCCACGGCGGCTTCGACTCGGACTGCAGCGAGGACAGCGAGGCGCTCAACGGCGAGCCGGAGCTGGACCTCACCAGCAAG CTGGTTCTAGTGAGCCCTACATCAGAGCAGTATGACAGCCTACTTCGGCAGATGTGGGAGAGGATGGACGAGGGATGCGGAGAGACCATATATGTCATTGGGCAGGGATCAG ATGGGACTGAGTATGGGCTGAGTGAAGCTGACATGGAGGCCTCCTATGCCACAGTGAAGAGCATGGCAGAACAGATAGAGGCCGATGTCATCCTCCTGCGGGAACGTCAAGAAGCTGGGGGCCGGGTGCGTGATTACCTGGTCCGGAAACGAGTTGGAGACAATGACTTCCTGGAGGTCAG GGTAGCAGTAGTGGGCAACGTGGATGCCGGCAAAAGCACTCTTCTGGGGGTCTTGACGCATGGGGAGCTGGACAATGGCCGAGGCTTTGCCCGTCAGAAACTCTTCCGCCACAAACATGAGATTGAATCTGGGCGCACTAGCAGTGTGGGCAACGACATTCTGGGCTTTGACAGCGAAGGCAATGTGGTGAACAAGCCCGACAGCCACGGTGGCAGCCTGGAGTGGACAAAGATTTGTGAGAAGTCCACTAAGGTTATTACCTTCATTGACTTGGCTGGCCATGAGAAGTACCTGAAGACCACTGTCTTTGGCATGACTGGCCATTTGCCTGACTTCTGCATGCTCATG GTGGGCAGTAATGCTGGCATCGTGGGGATGACCAAGGAGCACTTGGGCTTGGCACTGGCACTCAATGTACCTGTGTTTGTGGTAGTCACCAAGATTGACATGTGTCCTGCCAACATCCTGCAAG AAACCCTGAAGCTGTTACAGCGCCTGCTGAAGTCACCAGGCTGCCGGAAGATCCCTGTGCTGGTGCAGAGCAAGGATGATGTGATTGTTACAGCCTCTAACTTCAGCTCTGAGAG GATGTGCCCGATATTCCAGATCTCCAATGTTACAGGCGAGAACCTAGATCTGCTGAAGATGTTCCTCAACCTCCTCTCCCCCCGAACCAGCTACAAGGAGGAAGAGCCTGCTGAGTTTCAGATTGATGACACCTACTCTGTCCCT GGTGTGGGGACGGTGGTGTCGGGGACAACACTGAGGGGCCTGATCAAGCTGAATGACACGCTGCTGCTGGGCCCAGACCCCCTGGGTAACTTCCTGTCCATTGCTGTCAAATCGATCCATCGCAAGCGCATGCCTGTCAAGGAGGTGCGGGGGGGCCAGACGGCATCTTTCGCGCTGAAGAAG ATCAAGCGATCGTCCATCCGGAAGGGCATGGTGATGGTTTCCCCACGCTTGAATCCCCAAGCctcctgggagtttgaggctgagaTTCTCGTCCTCCACCACCCCACCACGATTAGCCCACGCTACCAGGCCATGG TGCACTGTGGGAGCATCAGGCAGACGGCCACCATTCTGAGCATGGACAAGGACTGTCTGCGTACCGGGGACAAGGCCACTGTACACTTCCGCTTCATCAAGACTCCGGAGTACCTGCACATAGACCAGCGGCTGGTGTTCCGGGAAGGCCGCACCAAGGCTGTCGGCACCATCACTAAG CTCCTCCAGACCACCAACAACTCCCCGATGAACTCCAAGCCCCAGCAGATTAAAATGCAGTCGACGAAAAAGGGCCACCTGACCAAACGAGAAGAGGGGGGCCTGTCCAGCGGGCCAGCAGTAGGAGCACCCCCACCTGGAGATGAAGCGTCCGCTCTAGGGGCTACACAGCCAGCTGCGTCCAGTAGTCTCCAGCCGCAG ccGAAGCCCAGCAGTGGGGGCCGGCGACGAGGGGGCCAGCGCCACAAGGTGAAGTCCCAGGGGGCCTGTGTGACTCCTGCCAGCGGATGCTGA
- the GTPBP1 gene encoding GTP-binding protein 1 isoform X2 produces the protein MAAERSRSPMDSPVPASMFAPEPSSPGAARAAAAAARLHGGFDSDCSEDSEALNGEPELDLTSKLVLVSPTSEQYDSLLRQMWERMDEGCGETIYVIGQGSDGTEYGLSEADMEASYATVKSMAEQIEADVILLRERQEAGGRVRDYLVRKRVGDNDFLEVRVAVVGNVDAGKSTLLGVLTHGELDNGRGFARQKLFRHKHEIESGRTSSVGNDILGFDSEGNVVNKPDSHGGSLEWTKICEKSTKVITFIDLAGHEKYLKTTVFGMTGHLPDFCMLMVGSNAGIVGMTKEHLGLALALNVPVFVVVTKIDMCPANILQETLKLLQRLLKSPGCRKIPVLVQSKDDVIVTASNFSSERMCPIFQISNVTGENLDLLKMFLNLLSPRTSYKEEEPAEFQIDDTYSVPGVGTVVSGTTLRGLIKLNDTLLLGPDPLGNFLSIAVKSIHRKRMPVKEVRGGQTASFALKKIKRSSIRKGMVMVSPRLNPQASWEFEAEILVLHHPTTISPRYQAMGRRPGHGALWEHQADGHHSEHGQGLSAYRGQGHCTLPLHQDSGVPAHRPAAGVPGRPHQGCRHHH, from the exons ATGGCGGCGGAGCGGAGTCGCTCCCCGATGGACTCGCCGGTTCCGGCCTCAATGTTCGCCCCCGAGCCCAGCTCCCCGGGGGCGGCCAGGGCCGCGGCGGCCGCCGCCCGACTCCACGGCGGCTTCGACTCGGACTGCAGCGAGGACAGCGAGGCGCTCAACGGCGAGCCGGAGCTGGACCTCACCAGCAAG CTGGTTCTAGTGAGCCCTACATCAGAGCAGTATGACAGCCTACTTCGGCAGATGTGGGAGAGGATGGACGAGGGATGCGGAGAGACCATATATGTCATTGGGCAGGGATCAG ATGGGACTGAGTATGGGCTGAGTGAAGCTGACATGGAGGCCTCCTATGCCACAGTGAAGAGCATGGCAGAACAGATAGAGGCCGATGTCATCCTCCTGCGGGAACGTCAAGAAGCTGGGGGCCGGGTGCGTGATTACCTGGTCCGGAAACGAGTTGGAGACAATGACTTCCTGGAGGTCAG GGTAGCAGTAGTGGGCAACGTGGATGCCGGCAAAAGCACTCTTCTGGGGGTCTTGACGCATGGGGAGCTGGACAATGGCCGAGGCTTTGCCCGTCAGAAACTCTTCCGCCACAAACATGAGATTGAATCTGGGCGCACTAGCAGTGTGGGCAACGACATTCTGGGCTTTGACAGCGAAGGCAATGTGGTGAACAAGCCCGACAGCCACGGTGGCAGCCTGGAGTGGACAAAGATTTGTGAGAAGTCCACTAAGGTTATTACCTTCATTGACTTGGCTGGCCATGAGAAGTACCTGAAGACCACTGTCTTTGGCATGACTGGCCATTTGCCTGACTTCTGCATGCTCATG GTGGGCAGTAATGCTGGCATCGTGGGGATGACCAAGGAGCACTTGGGCTTGGCACTGGCACTCAATGTACCTGTGTTTGTGGTAGTCACCAAGATTGACATGTGTCCTGCCAACATCCTGCAAG AAACCCTGAAGCTGTTACAGCGCCTGCTGAAGTCACCAGGCTGCCGGAAGATCCCTGTGCTGGTGCAGAGCAAGGATGATGTGATTGTTACAGCCTCTAACTTCAGCTCTGAGAG GATGTGCCCGATATTCCAGATCTCCAATGTTACAGGCGAGAACCTAGATCTGCTGAAGATGTTCCTCAACCTCCTCTCCCCCCGAACCAGCTACAAGGAGGAAGAGCCTGCTGAGTTTCAGATTGATGACACCTACTCTGTCCCT GGTGTGGGGACGGTGGTGTCGGGGACAACACTGAGGGGCCTGATCAAGCTGAATGACACGCTGCTGCTGGGCCCAGACCCCCTGGGTAACTTCCTGTCCATTGCTGTCAAATCGATCCATCGCAAGCGCATGCCTGTCAAGGAGGTGCGGGGGGGCCAGACGGCATCTTTCGCGCTGAAGAAG ATCAAGCGATCGTCCATCCGGAAGGGCATGGTGATGGTTTCCCCACGCTTGAATCCCCAAGCctcctgggagtttgaggctgagaTTCTCGTCCTCCACCACCCCACCACGATTAGCCCACGCTACCAGGCCATGGGTAGGAGGCCAGGCCATGG TGCACTGTGGGAGCATCAGGCAGACGGCCACCATTCTGAGCATGGACAAGGACTGTCTGCGTACCGGGGACAAGGCCACTGTACACTTCCGCTTCATCAAGACTCCGGAGTACCTGCACATAGACCAGCGGCTGGTGTTCCGGGAAGGCCGCACCAAGGCTGTCGGCACCATCACTAA